The segment GTTTAAATCAAGTTCCATCTTCAAAACTACCCAGCACTTAATGAACCATCAGCTTCTCAACGTTTCCTCATGTGGACATCAAACGCTCACAGGTACGGTTGGGTTCTTGGTACAATTGACTCGGCAGACACTCTTGGCTTTGTAAATAGTTGTGCTGACCCTGCTGATAGGGTTTATACTGGGAATTCTTAGATGGAACTCCctagaagagagagaaaaaagcacGACGTAAGTCAATAAGAACTTTTTATAGTAAGTGAGCTCTTAAGAAAGCACCACTGCCATAGCATCACCATTTATCTCCTGGTTTCTCCTTCAGCACAGTTTGTTCTGGTTCTTTGCTGTTGCCTGACTGTTGCAgtagaaaggaataaaagacaTTCCCTGTCCAAATAAAGTTCCTGTCAGTGAGGTGATAAAATATGGAAATACAGAGTGCCCAGACATCAGATGGGATCTCCCAAACAGATTTCATGTTATCACCAACTTTCCAGCTTAAAGAATTTCTGAACAGAAACCATTCTTCCTTCTACCTGAAACACAGCTGACTTCCTCCAAAGGGGCTTCTCTTTTCTGCTATTCATCCTAAAAATCATTATTCTCcctaaaaattgtttttctccctccacATTCTTGATCCTCACCTCGTGGGCTTTGGAgtcacacagaatcatagaatgtcttgagttggaagggacccacaaagatcAGAGTCCAACTCCAGGACAACCCAAAGTTCACACCATGtggctgagggcgttggccaagtgcttctggaatactggtgggcttggtgctgtgactgcttcccttgGGAGATGTTCAAGTgctccagcagcctctgggTAAGGAACCCTTTACcagtatccaatctaaccctccctggcacagcttcttGCCATTCCCTTGGTCTTATCATtagtcaccagagagaagagctcagtgcctgctcctcctcctccccttgtgaggaagctgcagagcacaaggtctcccctcagtctcctcttatccaggctgaacaaaccaagtaacttcagctgctcctcatacggCCTCCCCTCTaaatccttccccagctctgtggcctcctctggatgctcccAAGtacctttagatcctttttataccGTGGTGCCCAAAAATGCACACAGaactcaaggtggggctgcaccagtgagGAATAGAGAGGGACAATCACATAACGAAGCACTCAGGGCATTGCCCATCCCATTCCAGTGACAGAACGCTAATTGCTGTTCTTAGGCTAAAACTTAAAATGATCAAAAATTATCATCAGTTAGTTCTGGTTTCATCTTGCTGCACAAGCTCCACTGACCCCACACACACAGTGCTCCTGGCTAGGGTACCATCAAAGAAACGTGCTGAGGAAAAGCTCTGCTTCATCGCACGGGGCTTTGTTCCCGTCTAGCACAACGTACAGCATGTAGGGACCTCCTGTCGATGTGTCCTGACTTGGCCTTAGATAGCTGTGATCACAGTAACGGTTTGTTACTCAGAGCTGTTCTATTTAAGAAGTTCCACTGCACAATGAAAGTCAGACGTGGACTTGAGAACAAGGAGCAAGCCCTTTGTGAAACTTCCAAGGGACGCTCAACAGAAAGGCCCATTTTTGGGAATCCAGAATTCCAGCGTTCcaatgtttcacagaatcacaggatggtttgggttggaatggaccttcAAAGTccatccatttccacctccctgccatgggcagagatacctcccactggatcaggggcctcgaagccccatccaagctgctCTTCAAAGACCAGAGCTCACGTTCAAAGAGTGAGCAGATTGCAGATTTCAATCTGTTTCCTGATTTTGAATATCGACGTTCTTCTGTTAATTCCAGTTTATAAATTCCCACTGTGCACAATGATATTTAGCAGTTTCCCTCTTTTGAGGAGCAGGTTGCCTTTTCCTAACTTTCCACaaacatcatttaaaatattccacaaaCTAACACACTCTGCAGGAAACCGcatactgaaaatacaaaagggagagggaaaaaaaaggtagagaGGGAAGAAACCAAGTCTGTAGGATGGCAGCCGTCCCTTCTGCCCAGTGTCCTATCACAGGAAGTAATAAATGCAtcaatggggggaaaaaaatgacatcacTACACTATTTTCTTAAGGACAGAGCCATTTGAAAGACAGACTCTCACAAACACTTACCAACACGTTCTGGTTACCCGTTCAGCCCATGTAACGTAGACATAAGGCCCAGCATGCTTCATGACAATGTAAGCGCTCACCAGCCATCATGCACATCAAAATATCTCATTGTATGCTGACAGCACAGCTACTGCCCCTTTCAAAGCGCAGACTAACAGCAAAGATTTATCAATATACACTAAgattctttctgaaaacatttccGCCTACAATGAAGCCCCGTTTAAGGTGAGAACGGATGCTGTCATGTTACCTGGACTATACATTCTCCATCTCCTGGTCAtggtcctgctcctcctcctcctcttcctcttcttcttcctcgcctccttctttctctgaaggAGCTTCTCCATCTCTCGCTATTTCCTCGACGTGGGCAAGCATGTCGGCCATCAGCGCTTCCTCCAGCCTCTTCCTCACCTGCTGCACCAGCTCCTCTTGCTTCCTGCCCCAAACCAACGAATACGGACATCAAGCCTCAACAGCGCCTCTTTCAAGGGAAAGGAATCTTAAATCCCTCAACCCCGAGGCTGGGCAAACAAAAAGGGCTTTGAAAGAGACCTCTAAGAGCtgtgttggaaaaaaattgcctgGAATTATATGatcagtgaagaaatgctttgaaaagttgtctaatattttctgcatcaattgtaccatttttttcatgtgggCTGAAAGTTGCCTAATCTGGCAGCTGGAATTTTTAATTCCCAGTACTAATATTAATCTAAACAAGAAAAAGGCAGCCTACCCTGCTCAGCTTTCCAAAAATGACACTGGAGAACATTAAGTTTCTGACAATTTCAACCTTTTTGCTCATTCTCCCTTTGAGTTGCAAGCTCAAATTTTAGAGCTCCCCTCCTGTCAAAGCTGTAGTAAAGATGTGATCGACAATCTGCGGCTCATGGGACTGATTTCACCTCAGCCACAGGAAATCATAAAGTTATAAATCGACCATTTTTACTGGGCATTCATGTACAAatcaagcacagaaaaaaatcactgtgtaATTCAAAAGGATTTATCACCCAGTCAAAGCCATTGCTATCCTTAAATGCTGTCAGCGAGTGCAAAGCAGCGTGCTTGCAGGTTGGGTCTTTAGTATATTCAGTCCtcagtctccatccctggaggggttcaaaaagcgtgtagacgtggcactttgggactAGAGATAGTGGGGTTTGGCTGATgggtggactggatgagcttagagagcttttccaaccttaatgagaGGAAGGAGACACCAACATGAAACACAAATGTGAAACTGAAATCTCAGAGTAACTGGGCACGgtcaaaatcatggaatcatagaacacatcacagaatggtctgagttggaaggaaaagcccatccagtcccacccctgcacgggcagggacacctcccactggatcaggggctccaagccccatccaacctggcctggaacccctccagggatggggcagccaccactgctctgggcaacctgttccagggcctccccaccctcacagcaaaacatttcttcccaagagcTCATCTCActctctgctctttcagcttaaaatctgCCCCCATCATAATATttcctgggccagggcctcctcaccctcacagcaaaacatttctctctaagatctcatctcaatctctttctgctcaaaactgttcccctcatcctattcctgcactccctgatccagagcccctcctcagctttcctggagcccctttcagcactggaagctgctctaaggtctccccacagccttctcttctccaggctgaacaattcccactctctcagcctgtcgtcatacaggaggtgctgcagcccttggatccagatgatctttaacgcctcttccaacccaaactctttatcagggagtgcagggatagcaTGAGGGGTAGTggctttgagctgaaagaggggagattgagatcagatcttagaaaaacaaaatttcttcctaataataataaaaaaataaataataaaataaaataaagactatCAGGATTTAAGTATGTGCCTGTATAAAGCAGCTTTCTGTAACAGTTCTTTTCTACTCCACTGACAGAGAGGCATTAAAATCAATCCAGCAAGGCATAGTGCTCCATCTGACACTGAAACTTGCCAGTGAGGGGGGAGTAGAGGGGTGTGTAATCGTTTACCAGGAGAGACCTTGTTCCAGGCTAGTAAGTGATATTTCAGTTCATACCTAATATCTTCATCTGTCACCATAAACGCTTTGCAAAGCGGTTGCGAGGTGTTCAGCCAGACGCCGGGATTCTTCTCCACGGCTGCCGAAAGCTGGCCCGTGATGGGCATGGTGCTCGTGTGCAGGGCACTAGCGATAGCAGAGAGAAGGGTTTCGTCAGTGCAGCCAGGCCCGACCCCTGCAAGCGGGAGGAAAAGCCACAATCAGCACCGCACAAGCCAAGGAACAGCAAATCAGGACAGCAGGCATTATTCAAACCTGAACAGCAAAGCACGTATTGCAAACACAACATAAAGCTCAGTCCTAACTACTCAGAACAGCACCTGCACTACTCTCTCCAAAGTTTTTAAACTGGATCAATTCCTCTCCTCAGAAAAACCAAATTGGGAATGGAAGCTGTTTGTGTTCTGCTTCTAGAAAATGGACAAATAAATAATAGCCAAGAAGCTTTGCTTCTGTATCCCCTCAGGATGAAGGGCACCGAGCCTTCCAGCCCGAGAACCAACAGTACCTGCGGAAGCAGGAATAGTCCCCAGCATGAAGGACAAGGAGGTTAAACACAACACCTTGAGATCACTGCTGACTGGCATCAAAAttggtgcagttttgggcatcATGGTATAAAAGTATttaaagctactggagagcatccaCAAGAGGGCATAGAGTTGGTGAaaggtttagaggggaagctgtgtgaggcgcagctgaagtcacttggtctgttcagcctggaggagactgaagggagacttCATCgtgctctacagcttcctcataaggtgaggaagaggaacaggcactgagctctggtgaccaatgacaggacctgagggaatggcaggaagatgccaagGAGGGGTAGGcaggacattaggaaaaggttcttcccccggagggtggtggagcactggaacagctcccagagaagcagtcatATGCCAAGCCTGATGATAtcccagaagcatttggccaacgccctcagccccatggtgtgaatgttggggttgtcctgtgcagggacaggagtcaGACCTGACaggagtcccttccaactgggGAAgttcaatgattctataattctaaaatGCCACCCCTGGAGTTAAGCGTAGACACTGGTTACCTTGCAAACCCTTGGGAAGGTCCATTGTTTTCACCAGCTCCTCTGCAATGTCAAAAGCATTCAGTCCGCTTAACTTCTTCTCCCAGAAGAGCTGACACAAAGAAAAGTGTTTATTGGCACAAAACAAGATATGGAATGGATAACTCCACAAGGCACCCAGTTACAATCAGGAGAGGGAAGAACATTGCTGCAGACAGCGATATATCACATCTGCTATGGAAGGGTTCTACTGTGTCTGCAGCAGAGAACCATCCTCGTTGCCAGCTGGTCCCACAACAACTCAGTCCTGATCTGCTGCCTCGAAAGAGACTTTCTGCTCTCCCAGGGACCGGTGCTTTCTGTGCTTCCAAAAGAGAACAGCAAGGCTCTCACTTAAGCACATCCAGTGCAGGACAGCCTTTCTCACACCCTTATCCCTCTCTTGCTGTCTCTCATACACCATGGAACTCATGGAATGCAATTATAACCAGGCTCAAGCcttattttattcctctctAGGAGTTTCTCATAAGAACAACCCTCTCTTGACCTTTACCAGTTTTTGGAACACAGGTTCTACTGAGGCTTCAGAGCATGCAAGCGCGTGGTTTGGTGGGAAGTCAGACACTTTACCTAGATCCACCTTGAACTCCTAATCTATACCTACAATGATGATTGGTCAACAGCTTGTCTTGTGAGAAAGCAATTTTATTGAGCTTTTGAGACACTAAGAATTTGCCCCGAACAGTCCAGGCACGAGCCTTTACATGCCTGTAAAAATCAGAGTGCGACTGAACCCACATAACTACAACAGAACTGTAACCTAAACGGAGTCTGGTTATAACCCACAGCATAGACAGCATATTCACTAGGTTGGAAATCGGGTTTGTTATGATTATTAAGAACTGTGAGCACTCTGAGttcttctttctgaagcatCAGAGACTTGGACTATTTGTACAGTGTCACAGAATTGATCTGGTTTATTTTGGGACGCTGCCAGCAGTAAAACCCAGGAGttttgagaagttgtggctgttccatccctggaggtgttgaaggccaggctgggtggggcttggagcaacgggatccaatgggaggtgtccctgtccatggcagggggtggaattagatgggctttgaggtctcttctaacccaaactattctatgattctgtttcttaGGTCTGGAGAAGCAGCTCCCAAGCCACAAGCCTCACCTGCCGGGGCTGGTCCACGGCTTTCTGAGGATCGCTCTTCACCTTGTTGCTGGGATGGTTTGTGATCTTGGTGACGGGCTGTTTGAAGATGGAGGCTGTCTGTCTGACAGGCAGGGCCGTGTTCAGATCCGGCTTGCCCTGAGGAGTTCGaacaggaggaggggggaaaaaatcccatAAAAACATCTTCAATTTGCCAAAACACTTCTACAGCCATAAAGATGCACAGCAGGGAAATAAAGAGTTCAGGGACTTGGAAACTTCTCTGATTTCAAGCTATGTGCATTAGGCCGCTAAAAATGCACAACCAGAGGGAAATTTTCCCTTAGAActataaaaattaaactaaGTTTTCCAATTATTCACATTCTACTTAACATACATAGTCAATGGGCAAGAAGGACATaaaggtgctggagcacatgcagaggaagggaacagagctggggaagggactggagaacaggggttcagggagcggctgagggacctggagctgtttagcctggagaaggctgaggagagacctcattgctctctgcagctcccggaaaggaggttgtagtgaggtgggtgctgggctcttctcccaagtaacaagggagAAGcacgagagggaatggcctcaaattgtgatgggaggagaaaaaatggcctcaagttgccccaggggaagttcagattgcCCATCAGGAAAAATACCTTCACAGacaagccctggcagaggctgctcaggacagtgggggagtctccatccctggaggagtttgaaaaacatgcacaggtggcactttgggacgtggtttagtagggaAAGCAGGgttgagctgatggttggactggatgagcttagatgtttcttccaaccttaatgattccatgattctgttctGCACTAGCCTCCTCTCATTCCAGTTTGTACACAGTGGTTTTATTCCAATTCTGACAGAATTTAGGAGTCAGAACATTGAGTCTGCACTTTGGCAAATCACCTGGAGACCACTAAGCCAGAAGATTTTGACacaatgtttttaataattagAAAACTTACGGTGTGTGATTTAGAGACCAGGTTGTGACTTCAGAAACCCCTCTAAACAATCCCATTTAAATCTAGTTGTGGgcacaaacaaatcaaaatagCAGGAACCTTCAGCTCCTAACAAAGCTCAGTTTTTAAATGGAGATCATCACATTCACATTTTCACTACCTGACTGCATTTTATGTTAGTGGGAACACGGAAAGACCGTTCCTCATTCCCAAGATCTAACAAGCAAGTCTGAAATGGCTGTAGGACACACTTTGTTCTTGAGGATGCAGATACCGTGTCTGCCTAACATATTTATTCATGAGATGTAGAAGAGATGTATTCAGGACAAATATCATCCTGAACCCATGTGTATTTACGAGCCAGGGATAACTATTCGTACAAGCattacaaggagtggctgaggtacctgggactgtttagtctggaggaggctgaggggagacctcatcgctctctgtagctcccagaaaggaggttggagagaggtgggtgctgggtcttctcccaagtaacaagggatagcATGCGAGGAAATTGCCTCAAattgtaccaggggaggtttagagtggatattGGGAATAATATCTTTACTGACAGCGTGGTGAAGccctgccagaggctgcccagggcagtgggggagtctccatccctggagggattctAAAAACATGCACAGGTGGCACTTcgagacatggtttagtagggacGGTGGGgttaggctgatggttggactggatgagcttacagggcttttccaaccttaatgattctatgatttattgaAACGTTTGAGGAAACGTCAAGCCTACGGGATGCATTGGCTGCCAGTCTCTGCAGCAGGACACACTTCATTTAAGGGATCCCTACAGCACCAATTGCTGTAGTGAACATTCCAGTCACTCCAGTGATGATGATTCTTGACTGGCTGACATATTTATAGAGAATTAAAATTACGTTCTTTTCCACGTTTAATGTTTAGGTGCACAGACATCAGCTTTCAGGTTCTGAAAAAGCTTATTGTATCCAATGGAGATATTTGAGAATGACTTGAGCCAATCTATCCAGACAGGCAGTGCACCAGTGTCACTGCGGCCTCGACTAAAGctaaacaattaaaattaacaCATCGCTCCCTGCTTCTCCCCAAAGCAAACGGCAGAGCAGAACGGAGCAGAGTTGCTGCACAGCCACAGgaaacagctggagatgtgAGACTCTGGAGGAGAtcaggctggagaaggtgaTCTCACACTccacagagggaagagagaaagacaccaagcctctctccagcccttcgGCACAGATTTAGCAGCACCTCAATGTTCCTCCAGGGTCCCAGTACCCTGGAAGAATCAGTCATGGCAGGATTTGTCCAATACCTCACAACAGAGACGCTGTTATCTCACACAACTCGAGTTTCACACATTAATTACAAAATGCTTACTTTCCACGCTATCACAAACACCATCCTGCAAGGCAGCTTGGCCATAGGAATAGCAGATGGAAAGGGGAAAACTACCCCTGCATCCAACTCTTACTTTTGCTTGGTTGGAACAGTCATAGCGCATCCTCTGCCTGTTCTTGTTCATTTTATTCATCAGCATCTTTCCTGTGCGGAAGTCAAAAGTGCCAAGATCCATGGAGCTGCCCAGGTAGCGTGCCAGCTGGGGTTTGCTGCGGAACTTCTTACCGCTTGGgctgaaaacacacaaaaaaaagaaacaaagagggAAATTTAAACCtcctggactcactccaacagacccatgtccttcctgtgctgaactGAAGGCAGGGCTCCAACTGAGGTTTCACcggtgcagagcagaggggcagaatctgcTCCCTGACTCACAATAGCAACCTAATCACTCCAGATGCCCAGAAGCAGTGTCTGCATATTGgagactcatttttttttctattgagaGAAATGGTTTCAGTGCCTGAGGCTAATCAACCCCAAAGAGGTGCAAACACTTCTGGATCTCTGAGATTAAGGTTACCTTCTGTTATTCCTAAAGCGAGGAATGCAGGCTACTTGTTGCAAGATTTCTACTTGAAGGccaagaataaaatgaaataaagttgtcacaggacaagagggaagaAGCATTCCCAACTATTCCAGCAGGACAAACCCTATTGTACCACAAGGGTGGTGTTCACTGATGGTAAAATAGGAGCAGCCTCTCTAGAAgcttctgaaaggaaagaaaggtctAAGGAAAAAGCCTGTTTTCACACATTATCTGCTTCCTTGAAGCCTTTATTAGAGGAAAGACCTGAAAAAACAGCATAAGCATAGGATTTCTAGTACAGGACAGTAGTAATCGGTTAGTTCAAGTCAGGCTGTGCAGGCAAAAACACAGATTAAACCcaaaaagtattaaaatctCCCCCAAACCTGAAAGACCATGTTAATGCGAATGATACTAAAGCTGAAATGTGAAACAGTCTCCCAAAGGGCTTAGGACAGAAGGGTCATGATCATCCCAGACAGCATCTGCTTAGGAAGCTCCTGGCCCCAACTGCTCCCAAGCTGCTTATCCTGCTCTGTATCCGCTCCCCACCGCGACTCCGATCTGGAAGCATTCACGGCAAGGCAGagtgaagcagatggggaaaacaACCCACCtttggagggcagggagaggaggaaacatCCCTGGTTTTCCTCAGGTGGATTGATTCACTACAGatctgcagagagcaggaacaagcagacagggacaggctgagTCCAGACTCAAATTTGaaccctttttttaaaatacaaagggaATTATATGCCTCAATCCAGAAAGAGGAATAACCAACTCCAGCAGCTTTTAGCCCAAAGCCATCAGCGAAGCCAAGCGGAGAAACTCCAGCTCTATGAAGAATATGACACTGCTTCCTCTTCCAAGATCTGCAGCTCCATTCTACGGTTTAGTGTCTTAATAAATTTAGAAATACATTAGAATATGTTAGAAATAATACATTACAGGGAATTGTGAGCTTGGGAGCTCAGCGAAGCTTCCAGCACAGAGCTAGGCTGTTAAATGCACAGCACTGTTGGTTAGTACACGTTCTAGGAATTCTGCAAGAAAAGCTCTTCAAAGTCTGCATACGTGTGAAAAAACCTACCTGAAGTGACTCAGGGTCCTGTCTCTTCCCGGGGAAGCTTGGCCCAAAGGAAAAGCGctgaaacattcagaaaaaaaacttttattctGGTTAAGTCTTGAAAAAGGCAATAGCGTATCAAGGTTTTCTGAGCAATGGCTGAGCACGGAACAAAGCTACAGCTCAAAGGTGACAGTAAAAGGTCCAGTAAACACAGAGAGGAAGGGGCTGGTGAGGTCTGGAGCTGTGGGGTCCCTCTGGCAGGACACTGAGGGCACCCCCAGGCACCTGAGAGAGTcaaaggtggggggggggcgcaGCCAAAAGCCCACACAACTCGAGCAGTCAGACTGCTTGCTGCATGTTGCAAGGCACAGGAACAGTAAATAACCATTTCTGAACCCCAAACGGCGTTAAAACGCTTGGGTGCCCtttaaatatcacaaaataCGGGATTTCTCTCCTTCCACTCCAGAGCAAGAGCTCTGCACTCCTGGCTTGGACACAAGACTTTGAAGGACCCCAGAAGAGAAACACCGTGGTACAAAGCTGTAAAAACAACCTCTTCTAAACAACACCGCGGGCAGTGATGCCGCGAGCACACTGTGCTCGGCTCCCGAATCCAGGTCTTTCACACTCCGTGCTATGAAAAGTACAGCAACTGCAAAGTTGCAAACGATTTTACATGCTCGTCCACCAACACTCCCAAAGCGTTCTTTGCCGGTGCAGCCTGGCTTCGGCACTGACAAAACGAACGTGAGGAGCACCAAGGGGTTCTGACCAAACCCCCATTGCTTATTCCTAGACTTTTGGGGCGTGGATTGAGCTGAATGCAGGGCAGGCTATTCAAGAGCCAGGCGCTGCCAGGTGCCTGCTGCTCTCCATGTGGAGCTACCCCTTTGTTTCCTGCCTTATATCCTTAAGGAGAGACCGACTGCAagccttctcccctcctccctcactGCACAAGTCTcctcccctctgctctccccatTTTGCCTACGCAGGAGCTGCACAACTTGGAAAGCAAGGGacaaaagaccaaaaaaaaaaaataaaaaccaaacctgaaCCAACCCAGGCATCGCCTGCCTTTTGAAGAAATGGAGTCAGGAATAATGTAGGAGAAAAAGGGAGCTCCACAGCATATACCCAAAACCCCGTTTCCTCAGCAGGGGGGCATGGGGAGAATGCAAAAtggttttccttcctgctctcgCCTGCCCGGAGCCAGAGCccaccccagtgtcccccactgcTGCTCCGGGCTCCTCCAGGTGCTGTCTGCTCCCAACACTGTTTCCCAAGGATCCAATCACCAGCTCCACCACCGTTGGTTTCCCCCTCTCACAGCATCTTATCCCTGGCTGCAACATCTGCATCATGCCCTGGTGGTCCCAGACCCCACCAGTTTGGTCACCCCAGGCTAGGCCAGCACAGGCAAACCCACAGCTGGCACCAGAAAAGGCACAAGTGTGAGCAGCTCCCACACTCACCCCACGACTCCACGCAtctgcacagcagcatctcccCATTCtctgtaaatgtaaattttcagCTCGGCATGAAGCAGCCTcggagaatcacagaatcatggaatggtttgggttggaagggaccttaaaggtcatctagatccagggctggagcacctcccgtacaaggacaggctgagagctgggctTCTTgagcgtggagaagagaaggctccagggagaccctagagcagcCTCCAGGACTTGAAAGGGGGTCTAGGaaagctgggatggggctcttgatcagggagggcagggaaaggatgagggagaatggttttgaggtgaaaagaggggagatcaagttgagatcttaggaagacatgttttgctgtgagggtggggaggctctggaacaggttgcccagagcagtggtggttgccccatccctggaggggttcaaggccaggttggatggggcttggagcccctgatccaatgcgaggtgtccttgcccatggcaggggctggaactgaatgggctttgaggttccttccaacccaaaccattccaggattctatgattcccatgTTTCACCTTGCCAAGGGCTGACGCCCAGCCTTAATGAcgagagaggaggaaaacaagg is part of the Cuculus canorus isolate bCucCan1 chromosome 27, bCucCan1.pri, whole genome shotgun sequence genome and harbors:
- the MBD3 gene encoding methyl-CpG-binding domain protein 3 isoform X1, with amino-acid sequence MERKSAFPLGQASPGRDRTLSHFSPSGKKFRSKPQLARYLGSSMDLGTFDFRTGKMLMNKMNKNRQRMRYDCSNQAKGKPDLNTALPVRQTASIFKQPVTKITNHPSNKVKSDPQKAVDQPRQLFWEKKLSGLNAFDIAEELVKTMDLPKGLQGVGPGCTDETLLSAIASALHTSTMPITGQLSAAVEKNPGVWLNTSQPLCKAFMVTDEDIRKQEELVQQVRKRLEEALMADMLAHVEEIARDGEAPSEKEGGEEEEEEEEEEEQDHDQEMENV
- the MBD3 gene encoding methyl-CpG-binding domain protein 3 isoform X2, producing MFPPLPALQSPSGKKFRSKPQLARYLGSSMDLGTFDFRTGKMLMNKMNKNRQRMRYDCSNQAKGKPDLNTALPVRQTASIFKQPVTKITNHPSNKVKSDPQKAVDQPRQLFWEKKLSGLNAFDIAEELVKTMDLPKGLQGVGPGCTDETLLSAIASALHTSTMPITGQLSAAVEKNPGVWLNTSQPLCKAFMVTDEDIRKQEELVQQVRKRLEEALMADMLAHVEEIARDGEAPSEKEGGEEEEEEEEEEEQDHDQEMENV